A stretch of Argiope bruennichi chromosome 10, qqArgBrue1.1, whole genome shotgun sequence DNA encodes these proteins:
- the LOC129988457 gene encoding uncharacterized protein LOC129988457, with protein sequence MDFSSSEVLSRKLTLPHTLPEFIERFDQEINPYLKVVDFNYFLNICLESFYEEESERTLFFQFVSRIPELFDDVLRFDNNTGNEKFEKETKLQCYNHIMDAFLQSFTYTKSTPEVMSVLQASVILLNKGYSHCKDCEIIYGDLLEEFKSQLGSFLNKMQDVIQEIRLKFSRILDQKLHLDQFHFLKPIICDLNKLCELVFILDSRVGMDLYKILIMLIETYKEIGRIELQIDSMLTGLFSEIISIGEEFRLDINNKKEIPVPECRMFLFKLNVVKKIIKMFPSFIKENLQSTIHLVLNLYELLISCYLKFPTENEAKCLKNILLENISPMLSLFYYSEKTFLTSVLLLNSKDVSSDLQIPHLLLKLSALSFILASGDQDRLSEKKDVIQSIFLMLEKNIPRDDMLIISLQLPLSLYKLSKSLLAFHQSQSGAELEELRSATLYCHAYLHVSEYSKGMSDSDVQNLENFVIDFLLRDSSISATILISDMWIYRLRCSSAENLFARCLSFSKRLSDLPSNSVGKLLFKRMIKFLPLNLKERLFEQDEQLKVLVDGQDKILHRYGAPQLSNNFQVNENNVDKNISALLDELKKQDFTNNEQLVRKACHILELFAVCVNVLEIQEFLRFAEFATLMFKSEIYEIQIAVLTFLRALNFKKFNDKDPLFANVRGSLAVLYNEALRTKNYIVRVEALSIFYTMAQFTDIRITQETIAKFPELYPGIKAYVSETPEAGFLASDDKSELLEKQVSSFDGKAKQSSNVSNGSKSVLSLLKPF encoded by the exons atggatttttcctCTTCAGAAGTGCTTTCACGAAAGCTCACTTTACCTCACACCTTACCAGAATTTAtt GAAAGGTTCGATCAAGAAATAAATCCTTACTTGAAAGTtg TTGACTTTAATTATTTCCTCAATATATGCTTGGAGAGCTTTTATGAAGAAGAATCTGAACGTACATTGTTTTTCCAATTTGTTTCACGA attCCTGAATTGTTTGATGATGTTTTAAGATTTGATAACAATACTGGAAATGAGAAATTTGAGAAGGAAACTAAGTTACAG TGCTACAATCATATAATGGATGCTTTTCTGCAGAGTTTTACTTATACAAAATCTACACCTGAGGTCATGTCAGTGCTTCAGGCTTCTGTCATTTTGCTGAACAAAGGTTATAGCCATTGTAaa gattgTGAAATCATCTATGGTGATTTACTTGAGGAATTTAAAAGCCAGTTGGGTTCCTTTCTTAACAAAATGCAAGATGTTAtacaa gaaattagactaaaattttcaagaatattggatcaaaaattgcatttggatcagtttcattttctaaaaccAATTATTTGTGACTTGAATAAGCTTTGTGAGTTAGTGTTTATCCTTGATTCACGAGTTGGAATGGATTTATACAAAATACTCATTAT gTTAATTGAAACATATAAAGAAATTGGACGTATTGAGTTACAGATAGATTCTATGTTGACTggattattttctgaaataattagtATTGGAGAGGAATTCAGACTTGacataaacaataaaaaggaG attcctGTTCCTGAGtgcagaatgtttttatttaaacttaatgttgtaaagaaaattattaagatgTTTCCaagtttcattaaagaaaatctcCAAAGTACTATTCATCTTGTATTAAATCTTTATGA GTTGCTTATTTCATGTTATCTTAAATTCCCCACAGAGAATGAggcaaaatgcttaaaaaatatcttacttgAAAATATCAGTCCCATGCTTTCCttgttttattattctgaaaaaacaTTTCTGACTTCTGTACTTCTTTTGAACTCTAAAG aCGTTTCTTCTGACCTTCAAATACCTCATTTATTGTTGAAGTTGTCGGCTTTAAGTTTTATACTAGCTTCTGGAG ACCAAGATAGACTGTcagaaaaaaaagatgttatacAAAGTATTTTTCTAATGCTTGAAAAAA acatTCCAAGAGATGATATgcttattatttctttacaacTTCCTCTGTCTTTATATAAACTATCAAAAAGTTTATTAGCATTTCATCAATCACAGAGTGGAGCAGAACTTGAGGAACTAAG ATCAGCTACATTATATTGTCATGCTTATCTTCATGTAAGTGAATACTCTAAGGGTATGTCGGATTCTGATGTACAAAATCTG gaaaactTTGTGATTGATTTCTTGCTTAGAGATTCCAGTATATCTGCTACTATTTTAATTTCGGACATGTGGATTTATCGATTAAG ATGCAGTTCTGCCGAAAACTTATTCGCTAGATGTTTAAGTTTTTCTAAAAGACTTTCAGACTTGCCATCCAATAGTGTAggcaaattactttttaaaagaatgataaaatttctgCCTCTGAATCTTAAG gaaaGGCTTTTTGAGCAAGATGAACAGCTTAAAGTTCTTGTGGATGGacaagataaaattttgcatcGATATGGTGCTCCACAGCTCAGCAATAATTTCCaagttaatgaaaataatgttgataaaaatatttctgctttg CTAGACGAACTGAAAAAACAAGATTTCACAAATAATGAACAGCTGGTAAGAAAAGCTTGTCATATTTTAGAGTTATTTGCAGTTTGCGTAAATGTATTGGAGATTCAAGAATTTTTGAGG tttgctGAGTTTGCTACTCTTAtgtttaaatcagaaatttacgAAATACAGATTGCTGTGCTTACATTCTTAAgagcattgaattttaaaaaattcaatgataaagATCCACTG tttgctaATGTTCGTGGAAGCCTTGCAGTTTTATATAATGAAGCACTAAGAACTAAAAACTACATTGTTAGAGTGGAAGCTCTCTCTATATTTTACACCATGGCTCAGTTTACAGATATAAGAATAACTCAAGAAACAATTGCGAAATTTCCTGAGTTATATCCTGGTATAAAAGCATATGTTTCTGAG acCCCGGAAGCAGGCTTTTTAGCATCTGACGACAAAAGCGAGCTTTTAGAAAAGCAGGTATCCAGCTTTGATGGTAAAGCAAAGCAATCCAGTAATGTCTCAAATGGGAGTAAATCAGTGTTATCACTGTTGAAACCATTTTAA